One window of Salegentibacter sp. Hel_I_6 genomic DNA carries:
- a CDS encoding 2-isopropylmalate synthase, protein MSTEKVEIFDTTLRDGEQVPGCKLNTAQKLKIAARLDELGVDVIEAGFPVSSPGDFQSVYEISKLAKNAAVCGLTRAVKKDIEVAAEALKPAKKPRIHTGIGTSDSHIKYKFNSTREEIIVRGVAAVKHAKNFVDDVEFYAEDAGRTDNEFLARVCTEMIKAGATVLNIPDTTGYCLPDEYGRKIKYLKDNVKDIDKVRISCHCHNDLGLATANAIAGVQNGARQIECTINGIGERAGNTALEEVVMILRQHPTLNLNTDIDQKFLFDTSCMVSREMGMFVQPNKAIVGANAFAHSSGIHQDGVIKNRETYEIIDPAEVGVTESAIVLTARSGRAALAFKAKKMGYDLTKLQLDQVYAEFLNYADSRRCVEDNDIHEIMEISERKIRAIA, encoded by the coding sequence ATGAGCACAGAAAAGGTAGAAATTTTTGACACAACGTTACGAGACGGAGAGCAGGTTCCAGGTTGTAAATTAAATACAGCCCAAAAACTTAAAATAGCTGCGCGCCTTGATGAGCTGGGAGTAGATGTTATTGAAGCAGGTTTTCCTGTGTCCAGTCCCGGCGATTTTCAATCGGTTTATGAAATCTCTAAACTGGCAAAGAATGCCGCCGTTTGTGGACTCACACGTGCTGTTAAAAAAGATATCGAAGTTGCTGCTGAAGCTTTAAAACCCGCCAAAAAACCACGTATTCATACCGGGATTGGTACTTCAGATTCTCATATTAAATATAAATTCAATTCCACACGAGAAGAAATTATTGTGCGTGGTGTTGCCGCGGTTAAACATGCTAAGAATTTTGTAGACGATGTTGAATTTTATGCTGAAGATGCCGGAAGAACCGATAATGAATTTCTTGCCCGTGTTTGTACTGAAATGATCAAAGCCGGAGCAACTGTTCTAAATATCCCTGATACTACCGGATACTGCCTTCCTGATGAATACGGAAGAAAAATAAAGTATTTAAAAGACAACGTAAAAGACATCGATAAGGTTAGAATTTCCTGCCACTGTCACAACGATTTAGGGCTTGCTACAGCAAATGCTATTGCAGGTGTGCAGAATGGCGCACGGCAAATAGAATGCACCATCAACGGAATTGGGGAGCGTGCCGGGAATACCGCTTTGGAAGAGGTTGTCATGATCTTAAGACAACACCCAACTTTAAATTTAAATACAGATATAGACCAAAAATTCCTTTTTGATACCAGTTGTATGGTTTCCCGTGAAATGGGAATGTTTGTACAACCAAACAAAGCAATTGTAGGTGCGAATGCATTTGCACATAGCTCCGGAATTCACCAGGACGGAGTAATTAAAAACCGTGAAACTTACGAAATTATAGATCCCGCAGAAGTTGGGGTAACTGAATCTGCCATCGTACTTACCGCAAGAAGCGGAAGAGCTGCCTTAGCTTTTAAAGCCAAGAAAATGGGATACGATTTAACTAAACTTCAGTTAGATCAAGTTTATGCTGAATTCCTAAATTATGCTGATTCCAGAAGATGCGTGGAAGACAATGATATTCACGAAATCATGGAAATTTCAGAAAGAAAAATAAGAGCAATAGCCTAA
- a CDS encoding energy transducer TonB has product MKKLYLSLIFTVISFSAFAQDTIYMDNKYQELDNKKNAEYFKIITPTPDEDYEFLRTLHYLDGQIKSKETYDLENDKEINEGEHTYWYDTGELFYNIDFKNGKKHGDLIAYWKNGNKRRHDVFKRDQFKNGKVWNQDGKEIEHFNYFIRPEFPGGLATLSKYIKLNIQMPSEHNSTHRVVVNFTVDTDGSIIDIKIKEDAPSKYTAEAYRVIKEMPKWKPAKRFGEIIKISYSLPLVFQK; this is encoded by the coding sequence ATGAAGAAACTTTACCTCAGCTTAATTTTTACAGTAATTTCATTTTCTGCATTTGCCCAGGATACCATTTATATGGATAATAAGTACCAGGAGTTAGATAATAAAAAGAATGCTGAATATTTCAAAATTATCACTCCTACTCCAGACGAAGATTATGAATTTTTAAGAACTTTACATTATTTAGACGGACAAATTAAATCTAAAGAGACATACGATTTAGAAAACGATAAGGAAATAAATGAAGGGGAGCATACATATTGGTATGATACAGGAGAACTTTTTTATAATATAGATTTTAAAAATGGAAAAAAACACGGTGATCTTATAGCCTATTGGAAAAATGGAAACAAAAGAAGACACGATGTTTTTAAAAGAGATCAGTTTAAAAATGGAAAAGTTTGGAATCAGGATGGTAAAGAAATTGAGCATTTTAATTATTTTATTCGGCCTGAATTTCCGGGTGGTTTAGCGACTTTATCTAAATATATTAAACTAAACATACAAATGCCTTCTGAGCATAATTCTACTCATAGGGTTGTGGTTAATTTTACTGTAGATACTGATGGCTCAATTATAGATATAAAGATAAAAGAAGATGCTCCTTCAAAATATACAGCAGAAGCCTACAGAGTAATAAAAGAAATGCCAAAATGGAAACCCGCTAAGCGATTTGGAGAAATAATTAAGATTAGCTATAGTTTACCACTCGTTTTTCAAAAATAA
- a CDS encoding RluA family pseudouridine synthase encodes MEKIISNKNNLQILFEDNHIIVINKRPGDIVQGDKTGDKPLSEVVKEFIKEKYNKPGNVYLGVVHRLDRPTSGIVLFSKTSKALPRLNKLFQEKEAKKTYWAIVKNAPPKDSDTLIHFLKRNPKQNKSYAHIKEVPESKKAILEYRLLKKLDNYFLLVVDLHTGRHHQIRSQLSAIGSPIKGDLKYGFDRSNKDASIHLHARELKFIHPVKKEEIHILAPPPDEVLWNNCVN; translated from the coding sequence TTGGAAAAAATAATTTCAAACAAGAACAATCTTCAGATACTTTTTGAAGATAACCATATTATTGTGATAAATAAACGGCCTGGTGATATTGTACAGGGTGATAAAACCGGTGATAAACCGCTTAGTGAAGTTGTAAAAGAATTTATAAAAGAAAAATACAATAAACCAGGGAATGTTTATTTAGGTGTTGTTCATCGCTTAGACAGGCCAACCAGCGGAATCGTACTTTTTTCAAAAACTTCCAAAGCCCTGCCAAGACTTAACAAACTTTTTCAGGAAAAAGAAGCAAAGAAAACCTACTGGGCGATTGTAAAAAATGCTCCCCCGAAAGATTCAGATACTTTAATTCACTTTTTAAAGAGAAATCCGAAACAAAACAAATCTTACGCTCATATTAAAGAAGTTCCTGAAAGCAAAAAAGCTATTCTGGAATATCGACTTTTAAAAAAACTGGATAACTATTTTCTGTTGGTAGTAGATTTGCATACCGGGCGGCATCATCAAATTAGGAGTCAACTTTCAGCGATTGGCAGCCCGATTAAAGGAGATTTAAAATACGGATTTGACCGAAGTAATAAAGACGCCAGTATTCATCTGCATGCCAGGGAACTTAAATTTATTCATCCCGTAAAAAAAGAAGAAATTCACATTCTTGCACCTCCTCCAGATGAAGTGCTTTGGAATAATTGTGTTAACTAA
- the panB gene encoding 3-methyl-2-oxobutanoate hydroxymethyltransferase, which yields MSIAKKEYKRVTTKSLVDMKKNGEKIAMLTAYDYSMAKIVDGAGMDVILVGDSASNVMAGHETTLPITLDQMIYHATSVVRAINRALVVVDLPFGSYQSDPKEALRSAIRIMKESGGHAVKLEGGKEIKESLKRILHAGIPVMGHLGLTPQSIYKFGTYTVRAKEEAEAEKLKSDAILLERLGCFAIVLEKVPAQLAREVAESISIPVIGIGAGNGVDGQVLVVHDMLGMTHEFNPRFLRRYADLHTEMTNAFEHYRDDVKSKSFPSDDEQY from the coding sequence ATGTCTATAGCTAAGAAAGAATATAAAAGAGTTACCACGAAGTCATTGGTAGATATGAAAAAGAATGGCGAAAAGATCGCTATGCTTACGGCTTACGACTACTCAATGGCGAAAATTGTAGATGGTGCAGGTATGGACGTTATTCTTGTTGGAGATTCTGCCAGTAATGTTATGGCAGGTCACGAAACCACACTTCCTATTACTTTAGACCAAATGATATACCACGCAACCAGTGTGGTTAGGGCTATTAATCGCGCGCTCGTAGTTGTTGATCTTCCTTTTGGAAGTTACCAGAGCGACCCCAAAGAAGCTTTGAGATCGGCTATTAGAATTATGAAAGAAAGCGGTGGCCACGCCGTAAAACTTGAAGGTGGAAAAGAAATTAAAGAATCGCTCAAACGAATTTTGCATGCCGGAATTCCTGTTATGGGACATTTGGGTTTAACCCCGCAATCCATATATAAATTCGGAACTTATACTGTTAGAGCAAAAGAAGAAGCTGAAGCTGAAAAATTGAAATCTGACGCAATTTTATTGGAACGTCTTGGGTGCTTTGCTATAGTCTTAGAAAAAGTTCCCGCGCAATTGGCCAGGGAAGTAGCCGAAAGTATAAGCATTCCGGTAATTGGAATAGGTGCTGGAAATGGTGTAGACGGACAGGTTTTGGTAGTTCACGATATGCTTGGAATGACCCATGAATTCAATCCCAGGTTCTTAAGAAGATATGCCGATCTTCACACTGAAATGACAAATGCTTTTGAGCATTACCGGGATGATGTAAAAAGCAAAAGTTTTCCATCTGATGATGAACAGTATTAA
- a CDS encoding nuclear transport factor 2 family protein, with product MKRLIILAFLVTFNFSFSQNAEDEKKAKKLIEDFFEAFHAQDAKELKSFAHSEIKMQSIAIDAEGNTTLSTQEYLDFLKSIASIPESTNFEEKLHDFEFNINGMIANVSTPYSFYVNDKLSHCGVNTFQLMKTEGEWKIIYLVDTRSKSGCE from the coding sequence ATGAAACGATTAATAATACTGGCATTTCTGGTTACCTTCAATTTTTCTTTTTCTCAAAATGCTGAAGACGAGAAAAAAGCAAAGAAACTTATTGAAGATTTTTTTGAAGCCTTTCATGCGCAGGATGCTAAAGAGTTAAAAAGTTTTGCACACTCTGAAATTAAAATGCAATCAATAGCTATAGATGCTGAAGGAAATACCACACTTTCTACCCAAGAATATTTAGACTTTTTAAAATCTATTGCATCTATTCCTGAATCAACAAATTTCGAAGAAAAATTGCACGACTTTGAATTCAATATTAATGGGATGATCGCTAATGTAAGTACGCCCTATTCTTTTTATGTAAATGATAAATTAAGTCATTGCGGTGTAAATACCTTTCAATTAATGAAGACTGAAGGGGAGTGGAAAATTATTTACCTGGTAGATACCCGCAGCAAATCGGGTTGTGAATAA
- a CDS encoding formylglycine-generating enzyme family protein, whose protein sequence is MRFSFLKYFIVACLFCSFFSCKNQEKEKAKTSEEKIEKTEKSYHEKYLEEIAAIEERDSISTSGMLKIEGGEYMMGGNSQQARRDEFPQHKETIETIWVDKTEVTNAEFRKFVEKTGYVTTAERSFEIKGEKFPPGAMVFNPNNPQAWWKFKEGANWKHPQGPESDIEGKEDHPVVQVSWYDAMAYAKWAGKRLPTEAEFEYLARGGKEKEIYHWGDDFEQATDFVNFHQGDFPVTNEVKDSFEKTAPVKSFPPNAFGLYEISGNAWEWVLDTYYPNAYSKLEQRTDGYFKEYFNEEQQKVIRGGSFLCSESYCTGYRNAARMSSTPESGLEHLGFRCVKDIE, encoded by the coding sequence ATGCGTTTCTCCTTTCTAAAATATTTCATCGTCGCCTGTCTCTTCTGTTCATTTTTCAGCTGTAAAAATCAGGAAAAAGAGAAGGCTAAAACTTCCGAAGAAAAGATTGAAAAAACTGAAAAATCTTATCACGAAAAATATCTGGAAGAAATTGCAGCGATAGAAGAACGCGATTCAATTTCAACCTCCGGAATGCTAAAAATTGAAGGTGGGGAATATATGATGGGTGGAAATTCACAACAAGCAAGGCGCGATGAATTTCCGCAGCATAAAGAAACAATTGAAACCATTTGGGTAGATAAAACTGAGGTTACTAATGCTGAGTTCAGAAAATTTGTAGAAAAAACCGGATACGTAACTACCGCCGAACGCAGCTTTGAAATTAAAGGAGAAAAATTTCCTCCCGGTGCCATGGTTTTTAATCCTAATAATCCGCAGGCCTGGTGGAAATTTAAAGAAGGTGCTAACTGGAAACATCCGCAAGGCCCGGAAAGTGATATTGAAGGAAAAGAAGATCATCCCGTGGTGCAGGTTTCCTGGTATGATGCTATGGCTTATGCGAAATGGGCTGGAAAACGTTTACCAACTGAAGCAGAATTTGAATATCTGGCTCGAGGCGGAAAAGAAAAAGAGATCTACCACTGGGGAGATGATTTTGAGCAAGCTACCGATTTTGTTAATTTTCATCAGGGCGATTTTCCAGTGACTAATGAAGTAAAAGACAGTTTTGAGAAAACCGCGCCGGTAAAAAGCTTTCCTCCAAATGCTTTCGGACTTTATGAAATTTCAGGAAATGCCTGGGAATGGGTTTTAGATACTTATTATCCCAATGCCTATTCAAAACTGGAACAACGCACCGACGGTTATTTTAAAGAATATTTTAATGAAGAACAGCAAAAAGTAATTCGCGGAGGTTCTTTTTTATGTAGTGAATCTTATTGCACCGGTTATAGAAATGCCGCCAGAATGAGTTCTACTCCAGAAAGCGGTTTGGAACATTTAGGTTTTAGGTGTGTAAAAGATATAGAATAA
- a CDS encoding alcohol dehydrogenase, with the protein MKAVQVKEKGGDFHVVEIDKPSPKENEVLIKVEACGICHSDAFVKDGAFPGIEYPRIPGHEVVGIVEEVGARVNNWKKGQRVGVGWHGGHCFECEPCRRGDFISCENAKISGISYDGGYAEFMTAPQEAVASIPEDLSSAEAAPLLCAGITVFNALRNSGITAGDTVAVQGIGGLGHLAIQYAAKMGMRTVAISTSDSKKELAEELGAHHFINAKQKDAAKELQNIGGAKLILATAPNSEAITSVIGGLGIDGKLLMVAATGDPIEVSPMELLMGRKSVAGWPSGTAMDSEDTLKFSAMTGTKPKIEEYPLDKVSQAYDKMINNKARFRVVLKP; encoded by the coding sequence ATGAAAGCTGTACAGGTAAAAGAAAAAGGTGGTGATTTTCATGTTGTTGAAATAGACAAACCTTCACCAAAAGAAAACGAAGTTTTAATCAAGGTAGAAGCTTGTGGAATTTGCCATAGCGATGCTTTTGTAAAAGATGGCGCATTTCCAGGCATTGAATATCCGCGCATTCCCGGCCACGAAGTGGTAGGAATCGTTGAAGAAGTTGGTGCTCGCGTAAATAACTGGAAAAAAGGCCAGCGCGTTGGCGTGGGTTGGCACGGCGGACATTGTTTTGAATGTGAACCCTGTCGCCGCGGCGATTTTATTAGCTGTGAAAACGCAAAAATAAGCGGGATCTCTTACGATGGTGGTTACGCCGAATTTATGACTGCGCCACAGGAAGCGGTAGCAAGTATTCCGGAAGATCTATCTTCTGCTGAAGCTGCTCCCCTGCTCTGTGCCGGAATTACGGTTTTTAATGCTTTAAGAAATTCAGGAATTACCGCAGGCGACACCGTTGCTGTTCAGGGAATTGGCGGTTTGGGTCATTTGGCCATTCAATATGCCGCAAAAATGGGAATGCGCACCGTGGCCATTTCTACCAGCGACAGCAAAAAAGAACTAGCCGAAGAATTAGGGGCACACCATTTTATAAATGCAAAACAAAAAGATGCGGCCAAAGAATTACAAAATATTGGCGGTGCTAAATTAATTTTGGCCACTGCACCCAATAGCGAAGCAATTACCTCTGTAATTGGTGGCCTGGGAATAGACGGTAAACTATTAATGGTGGCAGCAACCGGAGATCCTATTGAGGTTTCGCCAATGGAACTTTTAATGGGAAGAAAATCGGTTGCGGGTTGGCCTAGTGGTACCGCAATGGATTCTGAAGATACTCTAAAGTTTAGCGCAATGACGGGTACAAAACCAAAAATAGAAGAATATCCGCTTGATAAAGTTAGTCAAGCTTATGATAAAATGATCAATAATAAAGCGAGATTTAGAGTGGTTTTAAAACCTTAA
- a CDS encoding type II CAAX prenyl endopeptidase Rce1 family protein gives MIGTYFLFFFILGFLNTFLPELDLEQYQQTELFNLMDESPLAFILMAVIIAPILEESMFRTLIKPSFTEIYIFICAVLAFVGLGFIPQEAHSLLKYGLVILSAIIIFLFLQSLKPSRFLRVFRIILYRNYRLIWLLTAALFGLVHIWNYVEGWQFDLILFLLIFPRIIAGYFFGKIKVENGNLIWPITMHAMNNGIVVFFLLPKIL, from the coding sequence ATGATTGGGACTTACTTTTTGTTCTTTTTTATTCTGGGATTTCTAAACACCTTTTTACCAGAATTGGACCTGGAACAATACCAGCAAACCGAATTATTCAATTTAATGGATGAAAGTCCGTTGGCATTTATTCTTATGGCGGTTATTATAGCCCCAATTTTAGAAGAAAGTATGTTTAGGACACTCATTAAACCTTCTTTCACCGAAATCTATATTTTTATTTGTGCGGTACTTGCTTTTGTAGGCCTCGGTTTTATTCCGCAGGAAGCGCATTCATTACTTAAATATGGGCTGGTAATATTATCGGCTATTATCATTTTTCTTTTTTTGCAATCTCTTAAACCTTCAAGATTTCTTAGAGTATTTCGTATAATCCTCTACCGAAATTATAGGTTAATATGGCTACTTACCGCTGCTCTTTTCGGCTTGGTTCATATTTGGAATTACGTTGAAGGCTGGCAATTTGACCTGATTTTATTCCTGTTAATTTTCCCAAGAATTATCGCCGGGTATTTCTTTGGAAAAATAAAAGTCGAAAACGGAAACCTTATCTGGCCCATAACAATGCACGCCATGAATAACGGAATTGTAGTATTCTTCCTGCTTCCAAAGATTTTATAG
- a CDS encoding L-serine ammonia-lyase, whose amino-acid sequence MRKIECISVFDMLKVGVGPSSSHTLGPWRAAQRWIAELKQKGTFDDVENIHIDLYGSLSLTGIGHATDIATVLGLCGHDPVTMDISVIDPEIQKIRETKKLQFNGEKEIDFSIANDVKFNKKFLEFHPNGMTFRAKLKNGKKTSSSFYSIGGGFVVKKERKNASKKMKSFLEFPFPIEKATELLAYCKAENKPISEIVLENEKSLRTEEEINAGLKQIWDVMLESMFIGCHTEGTLPGGLNVKRRSFEMHQRLIGEEKYDSPEDWITAIRRTEVKFRQILKWVSCFAISVNEVNASLGRVVTAPTNGSAGTVPSVMMYYMVIENHEATFEDMKRFMLVAGEIGSLFKKGATISAAMGGCQAEIGVSSAMAAGGLTELLGGTPEQVLMAAEIAMEHHLGLTCDPIAGLVQVPCIERNAMGAIKAINAAEIALESDATKAKVPLDKVIETMWDTAKDMNSKYKETSEGGLAVKVNLSDC is encoded by the coding sequence ATGCGAAAAATTGAATGTATTAGTGTTTTTGATATGTTGAAGGTTGGCGTGGGCCCTTCCAGTTCTCATACTTTAGGCCCATGGCGTGCAGCACAACGCTGGATTGCAGAATTAAAGCAAAAAGGCACTTTTGATGACGTGGAAAATATACATATAGATCTCTATGGCTCTCTTTCCCTTACCGGAATTGGGCACGCCACAGATATTGCTACTGTTTTAGGACTTTGTGGTCACGATCCTGTAACTATGGATATTTCGGTAATTGATCCTGAAATTCAAAAGATCAGGGAAACAAAAAAACTTCAATTTAACGGCGAAAAAGAGATCGATTTTAGCATTGCTAATGATGTAAAGTTTAACAAGAAATTCCTTGAGTTTCATCCTAACGGAATGACATTTCGGGCTAAACTGAAAAACGGTAAAAAAACATCTTCTTCTTTTTATTCTATCGGCGGCGGGTTCGTTGTAAAGAAAGAGCGTAAAAACGCCAGCAAGAAGATGAAAAGCTTTTTAGAATTTCCTTTTCCTATTGAAAAAGCTACAGAACTCCTCGCCTATTGTAAAGCTGAAAACAAACCTATTTCTGAAATAGTTCTGGAAAATGAAAAATCCCTTAGAACCGAAGAAGAAATAAATGCCGGCTTAAAACAAATTTGGGATGTGATGCTGGAATCGATGTTCATTGGCTGCCATACCGAAGGAACACTTCCCGGCGGACTCAATGTGAAACGCCGTTCTTTTGAAATGCACCAGCGCCTTATTGGGGAAGAAAAATATGATTCGCCCGAAGATTGGATAACCGCTATTAGAAGAACTGAAGTAAAGTTCAGGCAAATCCTTAAATGGGTAAGTTGTTTTGCCATTAGTGTAAACGAGGTAAATGCATCTTTGGGCCGTGTGGTCACCGCACCAACAAATGGTAGCGCCGGTACTGTACCTTCAGTAATGATGTATTATATGGTGATAGAAAACCACGAAGCTACTTTTGAAGATATGAAACGCTTTATGCTGGTTGCCGGTGAAATTGGCAGTCTCTTTAAAAAAGGAGCTACGATTTCTGCCGCAATGGGTGGTTGCCAGGCAGAAATTGGCGTATCCTCGGCAATGGCTGCCGGCGGATTAACAGAACTACTTGGTGGGACACCGGAACAAGTACTTATGGCAGCAGAAATCGCGATGGAGCATCATCTGGGATTAACTTGCGATCCTATTGCTGGTTTGGTTCAGGTGCCTTGTATTGAAAGAAACGCAATGGGCGCCATAAAAGCCATTAACGCAGCTGAAATTGCCCTGGAAAGCGATGCTACCAAAGCAAAAGTTCCACTGGATAAAGTGATTGAAACCATGTGGGACACCGCAAAAGATATGAATTCCAAATATAAAGAAACCTCAGAAGGTGGGCTTGCTGTAAAGGTGAATTTGAGCGATTGCTAA
- the dnaK gene encoding molecular chaperone DnaK: MGKIIGIDLGTTNSCVAVMEGNEPTVIPNAEGKRTTPSVIAFVEGGEIKVGDPAKRQAVTNPTKTVASIKRFMGNKYSESSKEAGRVPYKVVKGDNDTPRVEIDGRKYTPQELSAMVLQKMKKTAEDYLGQDVTEAVITVPAYFNDSQRQATKEAGEIAGLKVSRIINEPTAAALAYGLDKKSQDQKIAVYDLGGGTFDISILELGDGVFEVLSTNGDTHLGGDDFDEVLIDYLADSFQKAEDIDLRKDPMALQRLKEAAEKAKIELSSSTQTEINLPYVTATSSGPKHLVETISRSKFEQLASELVTRSMDPVKKALSDAGLSKSDIDEVILVGGSTRIPKIQEEVEAFFGKKPSKGVNPDEVVAIGAAIQGGVLTGDVKDVLLLDVTPLSLGIETMGGVNTKLIESNTTIPTKKSQTFSTAADNQPSVEIHVLQGERPMATDNKTIGRFHLDGIPPAPRGTPQIEVTFDIDANGIIKVSATDKATGKSQDIRIEASSGLTEEEIEKMKKEAEANAESDKKTKEKVDKLNEADAMIFQTEKQLKEFGDKISEDKKKPVEEALEELKKAYETKELDQITPALDKLNEAWKTASEEMYKAQADAQGGQAGPQQGATGAEGGEQAGGNSKSGDDVEDVDFEEVK, translated from the coding sequence ATGGGTAAAATAATTGGAATTGACTTAGGAACTACCAACTCTTGCGTTGCAGTAATGGAAGGTAACGAGCCTACGGTAATACCTAATGCCGAAGGAAAAAGAACTACACCATCTGTTATTGCATTTGTAGAAGGTGGCGAAATAAAGGTTGGAGATCCTGCGAAGAGACAGGCGGTAACTAATCCTACGAAGACCGTAGCATCTATAAAGAGATTTATGGGGAATAAATATTCTGAATCTTCTAAAGAAGCAGGAAGAGTTCCTTATAAAGTAGTAAAAGGTGATAACGATACTCCGCGTGTAGAAATTGACGGAAGAAAATATACTCCGCAAGAACTTTCTGCAATGGTGCTTCAAAAAATGAAGAAAACTGCAGAAGATTATCTTGGACAGGATGTAACTGAAGCGGTAATTACCGTGCCTGCTTACTTTAACGATTCTCAGCGTCAAGCTACAAAAGAAGCTGGTGAGATCGCAGGATTAAAAGTTAGTAGAATTATAAACGAGCCTACTGCAGCAGCACTTGCTTACGGACTTGATAAAAAATCACAAGATCAGAAGATCGCTGTATATGACCTTGGTGGTGGTACATTTGATATCTCTATCCTTGAATTAGGTGATGGTGTATTTGAAGTATTGTCTACAAATGGTGATACGCACCTTGGTGGTGATGATTTTGATGAGGTATTAATCGATTATCTTGCAGATTCTTTCCAGAAAGCTGAAGATATTGATTTGAGAAAAGATCCAATGGCACTTCAGCGTTTAAAAGAAGCTGCTGAAAAAGCTAAAATTGAGTTGTCTTCTTCAACACAGACAGAAATCAATTTACCTTATGTAACGGCAACTTCCAGCGGGCCAAAACACCTTGTAGAAACTATTAGCCGTTCTAAATTTGAGCAATTGGCTTCAGAATTGGTAACGCGCTCTATGGATCCTGTTAAAAAAGCGCTTAGCGATGCAGGACTTTCAAAAAGCGATATAGACGAAGTAATTCTTGTTGGTGGTTCTACCCGTATTCCTAAAATTCAGGAAGAAGTAGAAGCATTTTTCGGTAAAAAACCTTCTAAAGGTGTAAACCCAGATGAGGTTGTTGCAATTGGTGCAGCTATCCAGGGTGGTGTATTAACCGGAGATGTAAAAGATGTATTGTTACTTGATGTTACTCCTCTTTCTTTAGGTATTGAAACTATGGGAGGAGTTAATACAAAACTTATAGAATCCAATACAACCATTCCAACTAAGAAATCACAGACCTTCTCTACGGCTGCCGATAATCAGCCTTCAGTGGAAATCCACGTATTGCAGGGTGAGCGTCCAATGGCGACCGATAACAAAACAATTGGTAGATTTCACTTAGATGGAATTCCACCAGCGCCAAGAGGAACACCTCAAATTGAAGTGACTTTTGATATTGATGCCAATGGTATTATTAAAGTAAGCGCTACCGATAAAGCAACCGGAAAATCTCAGGACATTCGAATCGAGGCTTCTTCAGGATTAACCGAAGAAGAAATCGAGAAGATGAAGAAAGAAGCTGAAGCAAATGCTGAAAGCGATAAGAAAACCAAAGAAAAAGTAGATAAGCTGAACGAAGCTGATGCTATGATCTTCCAAACTGAAAAGCAGTTAAAAGAATTTGGTGATAAGATTTCTGAAGACAAGAAAAAGCCGGTAGAAGAAGCTTTAGAAGAATTGAAGAAAGCTTACGAAACCAAAGAGTTGGATCAAATCACTCCTGCTTTAGACAAATTGAACGAAGCCTGGAAAACAGCTTCTGAAGAAATGTATAAAGCACAAGCTGACGCACAAGGCGGACAGGCAGGACCACAACAAGGTGCTACCGGAGCCGAAGGCGGCGAACAAGCTGGAGGAAACTCTAAAAGCGGAGACGACGTAGAAGATGTAGATTTTGAGGAAGTGAAGTAA